A segment of the Terriglobales bacterium genome:
CCGCCAGGAAGGCGCCGACGCCGGTCGCGACTCCCTTGCCGCCTTTAAATCGGAGCCACGCAGGGTACACATGACCGAGAATCGCGAACAGGGCGGCAGTGGACATGAGCAGGATGGGATCGGCGTTGTCACGATTCCAACTCGAATGGGAGATGCCGAAGGCGAGGGCAACGGCGGCATAGCCCTTGGCGGCATCAAGTAGGAGCGTCAGCAATCCCAGGGCGGGCGCTTTGCGGGCCACGTTGGTGGCGCCGATGTTGCCGCTGCCAACGGTGCGTACGTCTTCGCCGCGGAAGACGCGCACCAGGAGGTAGCCGAAGGGAATGGATCCCAGCAGGTAGGCGAGAAACACGATCATGACGTAGATCAACATTTCTGCGGGTGTGAGCCGGTGGTCGCTAGCCGCCTGGTTTGCCGATGTGCGCGACAGCCTGCTCCCGCATGGCTAAAAGTAACGGCATGATCCCTCGACTCGCGGCTCGCTTGCCCGCTTCCCTTCGGCTTCGCCCAGGTCGCGGCCGTTCGCACTCGCAACCCCAACTAACGATTTAAAGGAAACTCCCCGATTTTCGTGTACTGCGCTCCCTTCGGCGATAGCTTGCTTTCGAAAAGGCAGAAGTCCTGGGCGGTCATTGTACCGAACTCGGGCTGCGGCAGCGCTGCGAGTTTCTCCTGTACGCGCGCGAACGGCGGCGAAGAGATTTCACTGGCGCGAAGATGAGAGCTGCCGACAGTGCGGCGGGCTGGCAAGGATCCCGCTGCGGCACGTAAGGGGCGGCCACGCTGCTGAGGAGGGCGCGCGCGGGCCAGCGTCAGGTGCGGCGCATAGCGCTCCTCGCGCTCGATGCCGAAGCGCGCAGTCACGTCGTCCACGTTCCGTGCCAGGACTTCAAGTTCGGGGCCGGCGTGGATGCCTACCCAGAAGACGCGCGCGGCGCGTGGAGAAGGAAGAGGCCATAGCCGCGGAAGGCGATCTCAACCGGCGGCGCCTTGATTTGAGCCAGCGCGCGCTGGATCTCCTCGACGCGCTCCGGCGGCTGCTCGCCGATGAACTTGAGCGTGACGTGCAGCGACGCGGGTGTGACCCACTTGGCGTCGGGAGAAAAGCCGCGCACACCCTCCATGAAGCGCTCGATGCGCTCGCGGATGGCGGGATCGAGGTCGAGGGCGACAAAGATGCGCATGTTTTTTGGGGCAATTGGCTTGGACATCGGCTAATCACCATCCCTGCCCGTGCCTGAGACACGCGCGCCTTGTGCGGCGCTTAACGCTGCAAATCAATGCCACGCGCGCATCACGCCAACTGCAATGGCCAATTGCGAACTGCTACAAAAACTTTCTTCTCACCATGTCCAGCGCCTGCTGGGTGGCGAACCAGCGGATGCGGTCGCGGTCGCCGGGGAAACGGCGCTCCACAACTTCGACGCCGCTGGAGTCGGCGAGAGCGACATACACCAGGCCCACGGGCTTTTCCTCGGTTCCGCCGGTGGGCCCGGCCACGCCGGTAATCCCGACGCCCAGGGTGGCGCCGGTTTCGTCGCGGATGCCCTGGGCCAGCGCCGCCGCCACCTCTCGGCTCACGGCGCCGTGCTGGGCGATCAGCAGCGGCGGCACGTTCGCGAACAGCGTTTTGAGATCGTTGGAGTAGACGATGGCACCGCCGAGAAAGTATCGCGAGCTGCCGCTGATCGAGCTTAGCCGTTGGCCGAGCAGGCCGCCGGTGCACGACTCGGCCACGGCGATCGTGGCGCCGCGCATCTGCAGGTAATAGCCCACGATCTGCTCCAGCGTCTCGCCGGCGCTGGAATAGACGTAGTCGCCAAGTTCGTCTTCGAGCGCTCCCGCCAAATCGTCCACACGGGCCTGCGCCTCTTTGAGCGTCGCGCCGCGTGCCCGCAGGTGGATTTGGATGTCGCCCGCGCCCGCAAGGATCGTGGTCTGCACGTCGGGATAACGCTTGTAGATGGGCGCCGCTTTTGCATCGCACGCAGATTCGCCCATCATGGCGATCTTCAATACACGAGTGGCGATGTGCTGCGGCGGAAGAATCGTCTTGAGGCGCGGCAGGCATTGCTGCTCGAAGATGGGCTTCATCTCGTGCGGAGGGCCGGGCAGCAGCGTGAGGTAGCGGCGACGGCCAGCTTCTTCCACTTCGAGCCATTGTCCGGGCGCGGTGCCCAGCGGGTTGGGCAGCACCACCGCGCCTTCGATAACCTCCGCCTGGCGCTCATTGTTCGGCGGCATGGGACGCCGCAGTTCGGCGAAGCGCTTGTAGAGTTCGGTGATGAGCGTGGGATCGCGGTGGACCTCGCGCCCCAGCGCCGCCGCAACGCATTCGCGGGTGAGGTCGTCTTCAGTAGGGCCCAGGCCACCCATGAAGATCACGATGTCAGAGCGCGCGATTGCCACCCGGGCCACACACGTGAGCCGCTCGCGGTCGTCACCGACGACGGTCTTGAAGGCGATTTCGACTCCGAGTTGATTCAGCTTGTCGGTGAGGTAAAGGGAGTTGGTGTCCTGAAAGTACGGCGTGAGCAGTTCGGAGCCGATGGCGATGATCTCGGCAGTCACAGAAGCAGTTTCCAGTTTCCGGCTGCCAGTTTCAAGTTTTACATGGGACTCAACGCCGAGCACGCCGAGAGCGCCGAGATCGAGATATGGTGAGTCACTCTGCGAGGTGTGGCTTGGAAGCGCGGAGGTAAACCTATCAGCAGGCGCCACGTTCGAGATTTTCTCTGCGATCTCGGCGGGGCTCGGCGGTGAATTGTTTAGGTCGAGAATGGAAACGTTATTCCACCGGAAGCAGCGGCAGGCCCTGGATGCCCCAGGCGATGTGGTGGACGGCGTTGTTGGTGGCGAGCACGGCGGCCCTGCCGGGAGCAAAGGCGAGGCCGACGAGACCTTGTCCGGCAATCACCAGCGCGGCCTTCTTTTCGGGAGTGATCTTCACAATTCCGCGGCGGCCACGCAGGGAGGCAGCAACGTACAAGTTGCCGTCCACATCGAAGGCCAGACCCTGGGGACGTCCCAGGCCGCGGTAGAACACCTCGGTGGTGCCGTGCGGATCCACGCGATAGACGGAATCGAAGCTGGAGGTGGTTGGGCCGGTGACAAAGAGGTCGCCATCCGGGCTGAACGCCAGGTGATAGGCGGAGA
Coding sequences within it:
- a CDS encoding competence/damage-inducible protein A — its product is MTAEIIAIGSELLTPYFQDTNSLYLTDKLNQLGVEIAFKTVVGDDRERLTCVARVAIARSDIVIFMGGLGPTEDDLTRECVAAALGREVHRDPTLITELYKRFAELRRPMPPNNERQAEVIEGAVVLPNPLGTAPGQWLEVEEAGRRRYLTLLPGPPHEMKPIFEQQCLPRLKTILPPQHIATRVLKIAMMGESACDAKAAPIYKRYPDVQTTILAGAGDIQIHLRARGATLKEAQARVDDLAGALEDELGDYVYSSAGETLEQIVGYYLQMRGATIAVAESCTGGLLGQRLSSISGSSRYFLGGAIVYSNDLKTLFANVPPLLIAQHGAVSREVAAALAQGIRDETGATLGVGITGVAGPTGGTEEKPVGLVYVALADSSGVEVVERRFPGDRDRIRWFATQQALDMVRRKFL
- a CDS encoding glycerol-3-phosphate acyltransferase; its protein translation is MLIYVMIVFLAYLLGSIPFGYLLVRVFRGEDVRTVGSGNIGATNVARKAPALGLLTLLLDAAKGYAAVALAFGISHSSWNRDNADPILLMSTAALFAILGHVYPAWLRFKGGKGVATGVGAFLA
- the thpR gene encoding RNA 2',3'-cyclic phosphodiesterase yields the protein MSKPIAPKNMRIFVALDLDPAIRERIERFMEGVRGFSPDAKWVTPASLHVTLKFIGEQPPERVEEIQRALAQIKAPPVEIAFRGYGLFLLHAPRASSG